From a single Pseudalkalibacillus hwajinpoensis genomic region:
- a CDS encoding F0F1 ATP synthase subunit gamma, protein MASLRDIKSRITSTKKTKQITKAMQMVSAAKLNRAEMNAKSFVPYMDKIQEVVGSIANGSSGVRHPMLESREVKKTGYVVITSDRGLAGAYNSSVLRHVYRTINERHNSTDEYAIIVAGKVGLSFFKKRGMPVVESIVGLSDQPAFADIKDIASRTVGMFEDGAFDELYLYYNHYVSAIQQDLTEKKLLPLTDIETGGGKSLSSYEYEPSEEEILEVLLPQYAESLIYGALLDAKAAEHASRMTAMRSATDNADDLIGNLTLSYNRARQAAITQELTEIVSGATALE, encoded by the coding sequence GTGGCATCTTTACGCGATATTAAGTCGAGAATTACGTCGACTAAGAAAACAAAGCAGATTACAAAAGCGATGCAGATGGTATCAGCTGCGAAATTGAACCGTGCTGAAATGAATGCAAAGTCATTCGTTCCATACATGGATAAAATTCAAGAGGTTGTAGGAAGCATTGCTAATGGATCAAGCGGCGTACGTCATCCGATGCTAGAAAGCCGTGAAGTAAAGAAAACGGGTTACGTGGTTATCACGTCTGACCGTGGACTTGCAGGGGCTTACAATAGCTCGGTACTACGTCATGTATATCGAACAATTAACGAACGTCATAACTCAACTGATGAGTACGCAATCATCGTTGCTGGTAAAGTTGGACTCTCCTTCTTTAAAAAGCGCGGAATGCCTGTAGTTGAAAGCATCGTTGGTCTTTCTGACCAGCCTGCATTTGCAGACATTAAAGATATTGCCTCTAGAACAGTTGGCATGTTTGAAGATGGAGCTTTTGATGAGCTTTATCTTTATTACAACCACTATGTAAGTGCCATTCAGCAGGATCTAACGGAGAAGAAGCTTCTTCCGTTAACTGATATTGAGACAGGTGGAGGCAAATCACTCAGCAGCTATGAGTATGAGCCATCAGAAGAAGAAATTCTTGAAGTCCTGCTTCCTCAATATGCTGAGAGCTTAATCTACGGAGCGCTTCTCGATGCGAAAGCAGCAGAGCACGCATCCCGTATGACAGCGATGAGAAGTGCGACTGACAATGCAGATGACCTTATCGGCAATCTTACACTTTCTTACAACCGTGCCCGTCAGGCAGCAATCACTCAGGAACTTACTGAGATAGTATCTGGTGCAACGGCATTAGAATAG